A single window of Asticcacaulis sp. AND118 DNA harbors:
- a CDS encoding type II toxin-antitoxin system ParD family antitoxin, protein MATMNVSLPEPMKDWVEAQAGSGRYANASDYVRDLIRKDQERADKISAMQKLITEGLESGAPQPFDRDSFLARMNTRTAG, encoded by the coding sequence ATGGCGACAATGAATGTTTCCCTGCCAGAACCTATGAAGGACTGGGTAGAGGCGCAAGCTGGAAGCGGGCGCTATGCCAATGCCAGCGATTATGTACGTGACCTTATCCGCAAAGATCAGGAACGCGCCGATAAAATTTCTGCGATGCAGAAGCTCATTACCGAGGGGCTCGAAAGCGGCGCACCGCAACCGTTCGACCGGGATTCTTTTCTTGCGCGGATGAATACCCGTACGGCTGGATAA
- the gor gene encoding glutathione-disulfide reductase, with translation MSKFDYDLFVLGAGSGGVRAARLSAQLGLKVGVAEGDKPGGTCVLRGCVPKKFMVYASEVPEQVAYARGFGWEAQTGRFDWTKFRNANQAEVSRLSDIYAANLVKAGADLIPAWARMTGPHTVLLTPTNGDDAYEVTAKTILIAVGGHPFVPEEVEGCELAITSNEMFGLDKLPKSIAIVGGGYIAVEFAGVLNGWGVDTHILYRGDQILRAFDQEVREHLTQEIGKKGIKVMCHADPKKLEKTDKGIKVTLTDDTELTVDTVLYATGRRPHTAALGLKDIGVELDRDGAVIVDAYSRTAVEHIFAVGDVTNRCNLTPVAIREAVAFVETAFKNNPTAYDYANIPTAVFSQPQIGTVGLTEQDAVARGIRVDIYTARFKPMKTAFVAGESRTLMKLIVDHKTDVVLGAHMVGPDSAEIIQMAGIAVKAGLTKAQWDATCAVHPTAAEEFVTLKDKRIA, from the coding sequence ATGTCCAAATTCGACTATGATCTCTTCGTGCTGGGGGCCGGCTCCGGCGGGGTGCGCGCGGCGCGCCTGAGCGCGCAACTGGGCCTCAAGGTGGGCGTGGCCGAAGGCGACAAGCCCGGCGGCACCTGCGTTCTGCGTGGCTGCGTGCCCAAGAAGTTCATGGTCTACGCCTCCGAAGTGCCGGAGCAGGTAGCCTATGCGCGTGGCTTCGGCTGGGAGGCGCAGACGGGCAGGTTCGACTGGACCAAGTTCCGCAACGCCAATCAGGCCGAGGTGTCGCGCCTGTCAGACATCTACGCCGCCAATCTGGTCAAGGCCGGGGCGGACCTGATTCCCGCCTGGGCCAGGATGACCGGGCCGCATACGGTGCTGTTAACGCCGACCAATGGCGACGACGCCTATGAGGTGACGGCGAAGACCATACTGATCGCCGTCGGCGGTCACCCCTTCGTGCCGGAAGAGGTCGAGGGCTGCGAACTGGCCATCACCTCTAACGAGATGTTCGGGCTCGACAAGCTGCCGAAGTCCATCGCCATCGTCGGCGGCGGTTATATCGCGGTGGAGTTCGCCGGGGTGCTGAACGGCTGGGGCGTCGATACGCACATCCTCTATCGCGGCGACCAGATTCTGCGCGCCTTCGATCAGGAAGTGCGCGAGCACCTGACGCAGGAGATCGGCAAGAAGGGCATCAAGGTCATGTGCCACGCCGATCCGAAAAAGCTGGAAAAGACCGACAAGGGCATCAAGGTCACCCTCACCGACGACACCGAACTGACGGTCGATACAGTGCTTTACGCCACCGGCCGCCGCCCGCATACGGCGGCACTGGGGCTGAAAGATATCGGGGTCGAGCTGGACCGCGACGGGGCCGTGATCGTCGATGCGTACTCACGCACGGCGGTCGAACATATCTTTGCGGTGGGCGACGTAACCAATCGCTGCAACCTGACGCCGGTGGCCATCCGCGAGGCCGTGGCCTTTGTCGAGACGGCGTTCAAGAACAATCCGACCGCCTACGACTACGCCAACATCCCGACGGCGGTGTTTTCGCAGCCGCAGATCGGCACGGTCGGCCTGACCGAGCAGGACGCCGTGGCGCGCGGCATCCGCGTAGACATCTACACGGCGCGCTTCAAGCCGATGAAGACCGCCTTCGTGGCGGGTGAGAGCCGCACCCTGATGAAGCTGATCGTCGATCACAAGACCGACGTGGTGCTGGGGGCGCATATGGTCGGGCCAGACTCGGCCGAGATCATCCAGATGGCGGGCATCGCCGTGAAGGCGGGACTGACCAAGGCCCAGTGGGACGCCACGTGCGCCGTCCACCCGACGGCGGCGGAAGAATTCGTTACGCTCAAGGACAAGCGCATCGCGTAA
- the glmU gene encoding bifunctional UDP-N-acetylglucosamine diphosphorylase/glucosamine-1-phosphate N-acetyltransferase GlmU, whose protein sequence is MSQNRKRAAIILAAGQGTRMKSPLPKVLHRVAGRAMMDLAIDAAEGLNCERIIVVVGAHSPSVGDSARKRLGTDSVVVQDPPLGTGHAVLAAKAALSDFDGQVVVSYADCPLIDTQTLKTVFDLADTSDLAVLGFEAADPGAYGRLVIEGADDLSAIVEAKEATPEQLEIRACNSGVLAADRATLFSLLDEVRNDNAKGEYYLTDVVGLARERGLHPKVCFVSEEDVTGVNSQVELAFAESIWQSRRRTALMLGGVTMPAPDTVFLSWDTQIAPGVVVEPNVVFAEGVKVASGAVIRAFSHLEGAVVAEGALIGPYARLRPGADIGKDVHIGNFVEVKNVKIGEGAKANHLSYLGDGEVGAKANIGAGTIFCNYDGYFKHRTVIGEGAFIGSNASLVAPVTVGAGAITGSGSVITQDVPADALAFERAQQTEKTGWAKAFRERKSAEKAALKR, encoded by the coding sequence ATGAGCCAAAACCGCAAACGCGCCGCGATCATTCTGGCGGCAGGTCAGGGCACGCGGATGAAATCACCGCTGCCCAAGGTGCTGCACCGGGTCGCCGGACGGGCCATGATGGACCTGGCCATCGACGCCGCCGAGGGGCTGAACTGCGAGCGCATCATCGTCGTGGTCGGCGCGCATTCGCCTTCCGTAGGCGACAGCGCGCGCAAGCGGCTGGGGACCGATAGCGTCGTGGTACAGGACCCGCCTCTGGGGACCGGCCATGCGGTGCTGGCGGCCAAGGCGGCGCTCAGCGATTTCGATGGTCAGGTCGTGGTCTCCTATGCCGATTGCCCGCTGATCGACACGCAGACGCTGAAGACCGTCTTCGATCTGGCCGACACGTCCGATCTGGCCGTTCTGGGCTTCGAGGCCGCCGATCCGGGGGCCTATGGCCGCCTGGTCATCGAAGGGGCCGACGACCTCAGCGCTATCGTCGAGGCCAAGGAGGCGACTCCGGAACAACTTGAAATCCGCGCCTGCAATTCGGGCGTGCTGGCGGCGGATCGCGCCACCCTGTTTTCGCTGCTGGATGAGGTCCGCAACGACAATGCCAAGGGCGAATATTACCTGACCGACGTGGTGGGCCTTGCCAGAGAACGCGGTCTGCATCCCAAGGTCTGTTTCGTGTCCGAGGAAGACGTCACCGGCGTCAATTCTCAGGTGGAACTGGCCTTTGCGGAATCGATCTGGCAGTCGCGCCGCCGCACCGCCCTGATGCTGGGCGGCGTGACCATGCCGGCCCCGGACACGGTCTTCCTGTCGTGGGATACGCAGATCGCGCCGGGCGTGGTGGTCGAGCCCAATGTCGTCTTCGCCGAAGGGGTGAAGGTGGCGTCAGGAGCGGTTATCCGCGCCTTTTCGCACCTTGAGGGGGCCGTGGTCGCCGAAGGCGCGCTGATCGGCCCCTATGCCCGTCTGCGTCCCGGCGCCGACATCGGCAAGGACGTGCATATCGGCAATTTCGTCGAGGTGAAGAACGTGAAGATAGGCGAGGGGGCCAAGGCCAATCACCTCAGCTATCTGGGCGACGGCGAGGTGGGTGCGAAGGCCAATATCGGCGCCGGCACCATCTTCTGTAACTATGATGGCTATTTCAAGCATCGCACGGTGATCGGCGAAGGGGCCTTCATCGGTTCCAACGCCTCTCTGGTCGCGCCGGTGACCGTGGGGGCCGGGGCCATTACCGGGTCGGGCTCGGTGATCACTCAGGATGTCCCCGCAGACGCGCTGGCCTTCGAGCGCGCGCAACAGACCGAGAAAACCGGATGGGCAAAGGCCTTCCGGGAACGCAAATCCGCAGAAAAGGCGGCATTGAAAAGATGA
- a CDS encoding tyrosine-type recombinase/integrase, with the protein MSFIQFSPWQVYDDSGRRKYLNEAERQRFLDAADRMAPHIRALCYVLAYTGCRVSEALNLTRHNLDIEQASLTFKTLKRRRPAFRSVPIPIELVELLIGLPPIGNERLFPMCRATAWRAVTHVMRLAKVEGPMASCKGLRHGFGIRAASRAVPPNLIQRWLGHASIVTTSIYLDAVGQEERDFADRMW; encoded by the coding sequence GTGTCGTTTATCCAGTTTTCCCCATGGCAGGTGTACGACGACAGCGGCAGGCGCAAATACCTCAACGAGGCCGAGCGTCAGCGCTTTCTTGACGCCGCCGACCGCATGGCCCCGCACATACGCGCCCTTTGTTATGTGCTGGCCTATACCGGATGCAGGGTCAGCGAAGCGCTGAACTTAACGCGGCATAATCTGGACATCGAGCAAGCTAGCCTCACATTCAAAACCTTGAAGCGCAGACGGCCCGCCTTCCGGTCAGTCCCAATTCCGATAGAACTTGTTGAATTGTTGATAGGCTTGCCGCCCATCGGCAATGAGCGACTGTTTCCCATGTGCCGTGCGACCGCATGGCGGGCCGTCACGCATGTCATGCGATTGGCGAAGGTGGAAGGCCCGATGGCATCGTGTAAGGGGCTGCGCCACGGCTTCGGCATTCGTGCCGCATCCCGCGCCGTGCCGCCGAACCTGATTCAGCGCTGGCTAGGCCACGCCTCAATCGTCACGACCAGCATCTACCTCGACGCCGTGGGGCAGGAGGAGCGGGATTTTGCGGACCGGATGTGGTAA
- the rpiA gene encoding ribose-5-phosphate isomerase RpiA: MSAEIQKQAAGLAAIDHIRDGMKVGLGTGSTAAWFVKAVADAVQGGMKLTLVSTSNQTTQMAQALGLVIRDINDVGKLDVCVDGADEIGEGLALIKGGGGALLREKLIWELADRCIVIADAAKHVGTLGAFALPIEVDPFAYKGTINRICDVLSEFDIAKMPVLRKKGGETFVTDGGNLIFDVPCGVIHDPSGLASALKATTGVVDHGLFLDLADIALIGTDNGVDVLHP, encoded by the coding sequence ATGAGCGCAGAGATTCAGAAGCAGGCCGCCGGGCTGGCGGCTATCGACCATATTCGCGACGGCATGAAGGTGGGGCTCGGCACCGGTTCGACCGCGGCGTGGTTCGTCAAGGCGGTCGCCGACGCGGTGCAGGGCGGTATGAAGCTGACCCTCGTGTCCACCTCGAATCAGACGACGCAGATGGCGCAGGCGCTGGGGCTGGTGATCAGGGACATCAACGACGTGGGTAAGCTCGATGTCTGCGTCGACGGCGCGGACGAGATCGGTGAAGGGCTGGCCCTGATCAAGGGCGGCGGCGGAGCCTTGCTGCGCGAAAAGCTGATCTGGGAACTGGCCGACCGCTGCATCGTCATCGCCGATGCGGCCAAGCATGTCGGCACGCTGGGGGCCTTCGCCCTGCCGATCGAGGTGGACCCGTTCGCCTATAAGGGTACGATCAACCGCATCTGCGACGTGCTGAGCGAATTCGATATCGCGAAGATGCCGGTTTTGCGGAAAAAAGGCGGTGAGACCTTTGTGACCGACGGCGGCAATCTTATCTTCGACGTGCCGTGCGGGGTGATCCACGATCCTTCCGGACTGGCCAGCGCGCTGAAAGCCACCACGGGGGTCGTCGATCACGGCCTGTTCCTCGACCTGGCCGACATCGCGCTGATCGGCACCGACAACGGCGTCGATGTCCTTCATCCGTAA
- a CDS encoding recombinase family protein has protein sequence MRTNEQRIAFIYARVSSKKQEKLGHGLDSQTATGREFAEHRNHQVVKVFREAISGARHGRPAMKEMLIALRQYKARGIRVVVIIDHIDRLARDYEVHRDLRRKIRNAGGDLECPSMEFRDDIDSEYVEGIQALNSEYQRKKNGEQVIKRMRGRLLDGFYVYNAPVGYDYIDTERGKILVPQEPVAGVIREALEGFASGRFATQAEVRRFLNSRAEFPKDSTGRVHHARVPELLKRVVYSGYVEAPDWNVSLRKGHHEPIISYQTYQRIQQRLAVPVHAPARKDFNEDFPLRGSVCCADCNAPLRAGWTKGRVSYHAYYCCHTKACASYGKSIRREKIEGEFEAVLDTIRPAPALFDAMRVLVKVWWEKVEDDLRKSAVTLKDDLIKLEKKAETLIDLVIDATSLETRTMYEKRLRDIEKEKVAIREKIDRKREKTPSFDGAYRTAMLFLSNPSILWKSPVLENKKAVLKLAFAAPLIYSRFDGYRTAETTLPFKVLAQFSDGELGMVDATGIEPVTLRV, from the coding sequence ATGAGAACGAATGAACAGCGTATTGCCTTTATCTATGCCCGCGTTTCCAGCAAGAAGCAGGAAAAGTTAGGCCATGGCCTCGACTCGCAAACCGCGACAGGTCGGGAATTCGCTGAACACCGGAACCATCAAGTGGTTAAGGTGTTTCGTGAGGCCATTAGCGGTGCGCGACATGGCCGTCCTGCGATGAAAGAGATGCTAATCGCGCTGCGCCAGTATAAAGCCAGAGGCATTCGCGTCGTCGTCATTATCGACCATATCGACCGTCTGGCACGGGATTACGAAGTTCACCGCGATCTACGCCGCAAAATCAGAAACGCAGGCGGCGACCTTGAATGTCCATCTATGGAGTTCCGCGACGACATCGATAGCGAATACGTCGAAGGCATTCAGGCACTCAATTCCGAATATCAGCGCAAGAAAAACGGCGAACAGGTCATTAAGCGGATGCGAGGCCGTTTATTGGATGGGTTTTACGTCTACAACGCGCCTGTCGGTTATGATTATATTGATACCGAGCGTGGGAAAATCCTTGTGCCGCAAGAGCCTGTGGCTGGCGTCATTCGCGAAGCTTTGGAGGGCTTCGCGTCGGGCCGCTTCGCCACCCAAGCCGAAGTGCGCCGCTTTCTCAATAGCCGGGCGGAGTTTCCAAAGGATAGCACGGGGCGCGTCCATCATGCGCGTGTCCCTGAACTTCTCAAGCGCGTGGTCTATTCGGGCTATGTCGAAGCGCCGGACTGGAATGTGTCTTTGAGAAAAGGCCATCATGAGCCGATTATTTCTTATCAGACGTATCAGCGCATTCAGCAGCGTTTGGCCGTGCCCGTTCACGCGCCCGCGCGGAAAGACTTCAATGAAGATTTTCCGCTACGCGGTTCCGTTTGCTGTGCGGATTGCAATGCGCCACTTCGTGCCGGATGGACAAAGGGGCGGGTGTCCTATCACGCCTATTATTGCTGCCACACGAAAGCCTGTGCCAGCTACGGCAAGTCGATCAGGCGCGAAAAGATCGAAGGTGAGTTTGAAGCCGTACTCGATACCATCCGCCCGGCTCCGGCATTATTCGATGCCATGCGCGTCCTTGTGAAGGTATGGTGGGAAAAAGTGGAGGACGATTTGCGCAAAAGCGCGGTCACACTCAAGGACGATTTGATCAAGCTTGAGAAGAAGGCGGAAACGCTCATCGATCTTGTGATCGACGCGACCAGCTTGGAAACCCGCACGATGTACGAAAAGCGGCTGCGCGATATTGAAAAGGAAAAGGTTGCGATCCGTGAGAAGATCGACCGCAAGCGGGAAAAAACACCGAGTTTCGACGGCGCTTATAGAACCGCCATGCTGTTTCTCTCAAACCCTTCTATTCTTTGGAAAAGTCCGGTTTTGGAGAACAAGAAAGCGGTGTTGAAACTGGCTTTTGCCGCCCCACTGATTTATTCGCGTTTTGACGGTTATAGAACCGCAGAAACCACCTTGCCGTTCAAAGTGCTGGCGCAGTTTTCAGATGGGGAGTTAGGAATGGTGGACGCGACAGGGATTGAACCTGTGACCCTTCGCGTGTGA
- a CDS encoding O-antigen ligase, with protein MPSYTGVVMAITLTFFAFFTYAGPLGYALTATFGGLLLLGYWRYVKDFGWIGAVLLVLLAWLVLRSTLLYDLHSGADFSQYDTWEDQAWLKMILQPVWYGALILAAWRMKPKTASGLMTGLLYAYIGLCALIIMDALSGARLYQSISAALYQPIRPDLAMVKVSIATYAFVLLYWPLMLAGEHKSRLLKVVALAACVLAPLVTGANAPTLALIVSFAVFWIVRTFPALGGFSIYKVIATLVAFKILFTPLIIDTIRRMGWGDNARQFLPASWDARLDIWEFAAEKILRKPFLGWGFDSSRHFGKAIPLHPHNMSIQVGLELGYIGLFLLAAVWVLIILRIGRGAPQASAEPLTELRDLSSASAAAGADPRPYAMAALSAFFVMAQLSFGIWQEWWLALMALVTAIYLMARTAAKAD; from the coding sequence ATGCCGTCCTATACGGGCGTGGTCATGGCGATTACCCTGACCTTCTTCGCCTTCTTCACCTATGCGGGACCGTTGGGCTATGCCCTGACGGCGACCTTCGGCGGGCTGCTGTTGCTGGGCTACTGGCGGTACGTGAAGGATTTCGGCTGGATCGGCGCGGTGTTGCTGGTGCTGCTGGCGTGGCTGGTGTTGCGCTCGACCCTGCTTTACGATCTGCACAGCGGCGCGGATTTCAGTCAATACGACACCTGGGAGGATCAGGCATGGCTGAAGATGATCCTTCAGCCGGTGTGGTACGGCGCGCTGATCCTCGCCGCCTGGCGCATGAAGCCGAAAACGGCGTCGGGCCTGATGACCGGGCTGCTTTACGCCTATATCGGCCTGTGTGCGTTGATCATTATGGACGCCCTGTCGGGCGCACGTCTTTATCAGTCGATCTCGGCGGCGCTTTATCAGCCGATCCGCCCCGACCTGGCCATGGTCAAGGTCTCGATCGCCACCTATGCCTTTGTGCTGCTCTACTGGCCGCTGATGCTGGCCGGGGAGCACAAATCGCGTCTGCTGAAGGTCGTGGCGCTGGCGGCGTGCGTGCTGGCGCCGCTGGTCACCGGAGCCAATGCGCCGACCCTGGCCCTGATCGTCTCGTTCGCCGTCTTCTGGATCGTGCGGACCTTCCCGGCACTCGGTGGTTTCAGCATCTACAAGGTCATCGCCACGCTGGTGGCGTTCAAGATCCTGTTCACCCCGCTGATCATCGACACCATCCGCCGCATGGGCTGGGGCGACAATGCGCGTCAGTTCCTGCCGGCCTCGTGGGATGCGCGCCTCGACATCTGGGAGTTCGCGGCGGAAAAGATATTGCGCAAGCCGTTCCTTGGCTGGGGCTTCGATTCCAGCCGTCATTTCGGCAAGGCCATCCCGCTGCATCCGCATAATATGTCGATCCAGGTCGGGCTGGAGCTGGGCTATATCGGCCTGTTCCTGCTGGCGGCGGTGTGGGTGCTGATCATCCTGCGCATCGGGCGCGGGGCCCCGCAAGCGTCTGCAGAGCCCCTTACCGAACTGCGCGATCTGTCGAGCGCCAGCGCCGCCGCCGGGGCCGATCCGCGGCCCTACGCCATGGCCGCGCTTTCGGCCTTTTTCGTCATGGCGCAACTCAGCTTCGGCATCTGGCAGGAGTGGTGGCTGGCCCTGATGGCGCTGGTCACGGCCATCTACCTGATGGCGCGCACGGCGGCAAAGGCGGACTGA
- a CDS encoding class II 3-deoxy-7-phosphoheptulonate synthase, whose translation MNKSWSPHSWRARPALHIPDDYPDAAALRAAEAEIATLPPLVFAGEARRLTTALGKVANGEAFLLQGGDCAESFKEFSADNIRDTFRLILQMAVVLTFAGGKPVVKLGRIAGQFGKPRSSPIETIGDVTLPSYRGDNINGMEFTPEARIPDPQRLVKAYHQSSSTLNLLRAFANGGYADLYNIHKWTLGFVSGSPQGERYRELAEKISETLNFMSAIGITSDKAQEIRQVDFFTSHEALLLNYEQALTRVDSTSGDWYDTSAHMLWIGERTRQLDGAHVHFMQGIKNPIGVKCGPTLEPDDLKRLIDALNPEGIPGRLTLIGRFGSDKVGERLPRLMKASREHGVPVVWSIDPMHGNVVKAANGYKTRPFDRILSEVRSFIDIAASENVHPGGLHLEMTGQNVTECLGGAHALSEDELSHRYHTHCDPRLNADQALELSFLVAERLQGLKDKAARAA comes from the coding sequence ATGAACAAGTCCTGGTCTCCCCATAGCTGGCGCGCGCGCCCCGCGCTCCACATTCCTGACGATTACCCCGATGCGGCGGCGTTACGTGCCGCTGAGGCCGAAATCGCCACGCTCCCGCCTCTGGTCTTCGCCGGTGAAGCTCGCCGTCTGACGACCGCTCTGGGCAAGGTCGCCAATGGCGAAGCCTTCTTGTTGCAGGGCGGCGACTGCGCCGAAAGCTTTAAAGAGTTTTCGGCCGACAATATCCGCGACACCTTCCGCCTGATCCTGCAGATGGCGGTCGTGCTGACCTTTGCCGGCGGCAAACCGGTGGTGAAGCTGGGCCGCATCGCGGGTCAGTTTGGCAAGCCGCGCTCCTCGCCGATCGAGACCATCGGCGACGTGACCCTGCCCAGCTATCGCGGCGACAATATCAACGGCATGGAGTTCACGCCCGAAGCGCGCATTCCGGACCCGCAGCGCCTGGTCAAGGCCTACCATCAGTCGTCTTCGACCCTGAACCTGCTGCGCGCCTTCGCCAATGGCGGCTATGCCGACCTGTACAACATCCACAAGTGGACACTGGGCTTCGTGTCGGGTTCGCCGCAGGGCGAGCGTTACCGCGAACTGGCCGAAAAGATTTCCGAGACGCTGAACTTCATGTCGGCCATCGGCATCACTTCGGACAAGGCGCAGGAAATCCGTCAGGTAGACTTCTTCACCTCGCACGAGGCGCTGCTGCTCAACTACGAGCAGGCCCTGACGCGGGTGGATTCGACCTCCGGCGACTGGTACGACACCTCGGCCCATATGCTGTGGATCGGCGAGCGCACGCGTCAACTTGACGGGGCGCATGTCCACTTCATGCAGGGGATCAAGAACCCCATCGGCGTGAAGTGTGGCCCGACGCTGGAGCCTGACGATCTGAAGCGTCTGATCGACGCCCTCAACCCGGAAGGCATTCCGGGCCGCCTGACCCTGATCGGCCGTTTCGGCTCGGACAAGGTTGGCGAACGCCTGCCGCGCCTGATGAAGGCGTCGCGCGAACACGGCGTGCCGGTGGTGTGGTCGATCGACCCCATGCACGGCAATGTCGTCAAGGCGGCCAATGGCTACAAGACGCGTCCGTTCGACCGCATCCTCTCCGAGGTGCGTTCGTTCATCGATATCGCGGCGTCGGAAAATGTTCATCCGGGCGGCCTGCACCTCGAAATGACGGGTCAGAACGTCACGGAATGTCTGGGCGGCGCGCACGCCTTGAGCGAGGACGAACTGAGCCACCGCTACCACACGCACTGCGACCCGCGTCTCAATGCGGATCAGGCGCTGGAACTGAGCTTCCTCGTCGCTGAACGTCTGCAGGGCCTGAAGGACAAGGCGGCGAGGGCTGCCTGA
- a CDS encoding HAD-IA family hydrolase, with product MTTLPDLSGYGIAFDLDGTLVETAPDIIGTLNTILAEYDVPPFPYEAARSLVGRGARSLIQRGFAAAHVPLTEEAELPMVGRFLDLYRERIDQESHAFPGLETVLDQLAAAGAKLAVCTNKPTALSELLLTRLGLIGRFGSVRGADSVPVKKPDAVHLKACANDLGLPLDKMLLIGDSETDYLTAQNAHVPCVLVSFGYCDTPMEEMSPAALIHHFDELPTAIARIVR from the coding sequence ATGACCACCCTACCCGACCTCAGCGGATACGGCATCGCCTTCGACCTCGACGGCACGCTGGTGGAAACCGCGCCGGACATTATCGGCACACTGAACACCATCCTTGCCGAATACGACGTGCCGCCCTTCCCCTATGAAGCGGCGCGCAGTCTGGTCGGGCGCGGCGCGCGCTCATTGATCCAGCGCGGCTTTGCGGCGGCCCATGTGCCGCTGACCGAAGAGGCCGAACTGCCGATGGTCGGACGCTTCCTCGACCTCTACCGTGAGCGTATCGATCAGGAGAGCCACGCCTTCCCGGGCCTCGAAACTGTGCTCGATCAACTGGCCGCCGCCGGCGCGAAGCTGGCCGTGTGCACCAACAAGCCGACGGCACTGTCGGAACTGCTGCTGACCCGATTGGGCCTGATCGGGCGTTTCGGCTCGGTGCGCGGCGCCGACAGCGTGCCGGTGAAGAAACCTGACGCCGTCCACCTGAAGGCCTGCGCCAACGATCTCGGCCTGCCGCTGGACAAGATGCTGCTGATCGGCGATTCCGAGACCGACTATCTGACGGCGCAGAACGCCCATGTGCCCTGCGTGCTGGTCAGCTTCGGCTATTGCGACACGCCGATGGAAGAGATGTCGCCCGCCGCCCTGATCCATCATTTCGACGAACTGCCCACAGCCATCGCCCGGATTGTGCGATAA
- a CDS encoding type II toxin-antitoxin system RelE/ParE family toxin has product MGNKPYHLTPAAISDLENIWTYSAYTWSPTQADQYIAGLTSAFDLIADNPEIARERSEYSPPVRIYRHRSHIVIYQASKDAVIVIRVRHGNEDWMGDLAGTD; this is encoded by the coding sequence ATGGGAAACAAGCCTTACCACCTTACCCCCGCCGCTATAAGCGATCTCGAAAATATTTGGACTTATTCGGCCTATACGTGGTCCCCGACACAAGCTGACCAATACATTGCCGGATTAACAAGCGCGTTCGATCTTATCGCCGACAATCCAGAGATAGCGCGTGAACGGTCAGAATACAGCCCTCCCGTGAGGATTTACAGACACCGTTCGCATATCGTGATTTATCAGGCCAGCAAAGACGCCGTCATCGTTATTCGTGTACGCCACGGCAATGAAGACTGGATGGGCGATCTCGCAGGAACAGACTGA